In Streptococcus parapneumoniae, the genomic stretch TAGCTGGTCAAGAAGCGAATAGCGACCATGCTGACTGCAAAGGCGACTCCCATCGCAACCAAGAGCAAGAACAATTGCCCAAAGCTCAAGAGTTGTCCTGCTTTTACAAATTTGAAAATCTTTAAGGCGCTAGCGCCAAACATAACAGGAATCCCTAGATAGAAGGTAAATTCTGTCACAACAGAACGACTAGTTCCATTCAACAAACCACCGACAATCGTTGCTCCAGAACGGCTTGTCCCTGGCAAAAGGGCAAGAACTTGGAAGAGCCCGATATAGAAAGCTGTCGTATAAGGAAGTTTGTCCAACTCTGTTACACTTGGTTCAATAGCACGAGCTTTATTGCGCTTTTCCAAATAGATAAAGGCAATCCCGTAGATAATCAACATGAGGGCAACAGAAACCATGTTATGGAAGTGGGTATCAAACCAATCATCAAATTTAAAGACACCAAGTAAAGGTAAAGTAGCAACCAAGACCTTCAACCACAATCTCCAAGTCTTACGAACTTCCTGCTTATCCTTAGTCGGTTTGAAAGGATTGAGTTTGTTAAAGTAAATCACCATAACCGCTAAAATCGCTCCAAGCTGAATCACGACATTAAACATGGACATAAAGGCTTCATTCTGATTTTGGTATTGGATAAATTCCTCTGCTAAAATCAAGTGACCTGTACTGGAAATCGGTAACCATTCCGTAATTCCTTCAACAATCCCGAAGAAGATAGATTTTAAAATTTCAATAAGATACATAGATTACTCCTTTTTTCTATCTTCCATTATAGCATATTTTTTCAGCCAGTGATAGCTCTCTTTAAAAGGCGCCGATACTGCCGCCACCTCCGCCTCCAGAGAAGCCACCGTCAGAACTTCCACTTCCAGAAGATACGGAGTAGGTACTTGCTGTATTTGCGACACTAGCATAATGGCTCATTTGCGCGCTTGAATGATAAAACATACTATGCCAACCATAAGCTACATAGAGGTTGATATCTGGATTTTCCACTTGAATATGGTGAACCTTCATCAAATGGCTGACCTTGTCCGCATAGCCAAATAAGGTTGCATAGACCAAGAGGCGATTCCAGACCACAATACTTTCCAACTCTGCCTGATCCAATCGTGCAATCTCACGCAACATATTTTCAAAACTGGTCCAGAGATAGTAGACTTCTGCTCCTGCTTCATTTAGGACACCATCACGATTATCTAGTCGAAGTTTCCAATAATAGAAAACAGCCAAAACCAAACCTAGAAAACCAAGTATTGGCAAGAGGAAGTAAAGATAGCCATAAACATCCAAACTGTACAAGAACAAACCAAATCCGATAAATAGGGGCAGGATAGTCAAGACCCCCATACCCACTTGCAAAGCCTTTTCCCCACCAGTTAAAGGACGATAGTAATCTGGAAGCCCCCAGAAGGTAACTCGATTTCTCACTCCTTCTTGCATCTGGTTCAATACTTCCTCAAAAGAAGATTTGAGCTGACGCCCCTTTGCTTGAATCCGTTTTTCATCAGAGACTTTTGCTCTACGATAAAGACTATCAGATACCTTGTAATCCGCAAACAAATTGGAAAGAGTTTCTTCTTTTTTGCCTGAAAAAGCCAGATTTAGACAGTCTTTCTCAAAGCTTGACAAACCATCTTCTTTTACTAGCCTCAAACCAACTGCATCTCCTTCTGAAATGATAGAGACATTTCCACGGTCTATCACATCTAGCAAGGTAGCTTGAATAAGTTGATCAAAGGTAAATTTACCTGCTCCTTTTGTTAGAGGACTCACTTCCTCCAAGGAGGTCGAGTAGACTGCTTCTGATAAAACCATAGGCTCTAATTCCATTGGTGGTTCATAGAGACGATGATTTTTGGCATATTTGACCGAAGGAGTGGTCTTTCTTCTATAAATAAAATAAAAGCAGACACTCAATAACAAGGAGATGGAAAGTATGGCAGGGAAGACCCAAGTAAGGAGTTGTTTACTTTGCTCTTTTTCTTTAACAATCGAGTCTTCTATCTTATTAAACTCATCTAAACGATTCCCTTTCAATCCCTGATCCCTAGCGCTAGCAAAATCGGTCCGAGGCCAATAGGCATGCAACTCAACTCCACGCTTAGCCGAAAGATTGTCTAAACGGATAGTATAATCAAGGTTACTCTTTTCAATCGTTCCCTCTCTAAAAAGTTTCCCTGTATGGAAAAAGAGTTTTTCAGCCCCCTTGTCTCCCCTTACATGAAATTCAAACTTGCCAATAGCCCCTGAACTATCTGTCAGAGGTTGCCAATTTAATTCAGCGATATCATCATAAAGGAAAAGCAAATTCTTTAAGTTCCAGATAAGGTCAACTTCAACTGTGTCGCCTTCCTGGCCTGGATTATAGACTTTAACAGTATAACCATCTGCTCCTTCTATCACTTCGCTAGTAACGTCTGCTAGTTCAGCACCATTTTTCGCAGCCTGAACCTTTGGATGAGGATCAATGTCAAATCCGCTAGGCATCTTGCCAGCACGTCCAAGTCCCACGATTTGCCCCTTAAAGTCCTCCTCAAACTGGTAAACTATCTTCTGTCTAAATTCTGCCGTATTGTCTGCATGAATATACAAATCACCTTGATAAGAGTTTATCTTGAAATCAATGGCGAAAACAGAAAGTGGCAGAAGGCAAAACAAGCCAAACATCAGTAAGAAAAAAGTTTTTTTCATCAACTAAGCCCCCTTTTTATCTTTGCTATCATTATATCATTTTTTCTCAAGTAAAGGCTTACCTATATTGAAAAATAGAGTTTTTTTCGATAAAATAGGAGACAGTTATTTTTTAATAGATTAGAAATAGGAGAAATCATGAGAAAAATATACTTATCTATTTTCACAAGTCTCTTGCTGATGCTAGGACTTGTCAATGTTGCTCAAGCCGATGAATATTTACGCATCGGGATGGAAGCAGCATATGCTCCCTTTAACTGGACTCAGGACGATGATAGCAATGGAGCTGTCAAAATCGATGGAACCAACCAGTACGCCAATGGATACGATGTTCAAATCGCCAAGAAAATCGCTAAGGACTTAGGGAAAGAACCTTTGGTTGTTAAAACCAAGTGGGAAGGTCTAGTCCCTGCCCTTACTTCTGGTAAGATTGACATGATTATCGCAGGTATGAGTCCTACTGCTGAGCGCAAACAAGAAATTGCCTTTTCAAGCAGTTACTACACTAGCGAACCAGTTCTACTAGTCAAAAAAGATTCTGCCTACGCAAATGCAAAATCTTTGGATGACTTTAATGGTGCAAAAATCACTTCTCAACAAGGTGTCTACCTTTACGATTTGATTGCACAAATCCCAGGCGCTAAAAAAGAAACAGCCATGGGAGACTTCGCTCAAATGCGCCAAGCTCTTGAGGCTGGTGTCATCGATGCCTATGTTTCTGAACGCCCTGAAGCACTGACTGCCGAAGCCGCTAACTCTAAGTTTAAGATGGTTCAAGTAGAGCCAGGTTTTAAAACTGGGGAAGAAGATACAGCTATCGCTATTGGACTTCGTAAAGATGACAATCGTATTAGCCAAATCAATGCCAGCATTGAAACCATTTCAAAAGACGACCAAGTTGCCTTGATGGATCGTATGATCAAGGAACAACCTGCCGAAGCTACAACAACTGAAGAGACTAGCAGTAGTTTCTTTAGCCAAGTCACTAAAATTCTTTCTGAAAACTGGCAACAACTCTTGCGTGGTGCTGGTATCACTCTTTTAATCTCTATCGTCGGAACCATCATAGGTCTCATTATCGGTCTTGCCATTGGTGTTTTCCGTACTGCTCCTCTCTCTGAAAACAAAGTCATTTACGGCCTACAAAAACTAGTCGGCTGGATTCTCAATGTCTACATTGAAATTTTCCGTGGTACCCCAATGATCGTTCAATCGATGGTTATCTACTATGGAACTGCCCAAGCTTTCGGGATCAACCTTGACCGTACACTAGCTGCTATCTTCATCGTTTCAATCAATACCGGTGCCTACATGACTGAAATCGTCCGTGGTGGTATCCTAGCGGTTGACAAGGGACAATTTGAAGCTGCGACTACTCTTGGTATGACCCATAACCAGACCATGCGTAAGATTGTCCTACCTCAGGTTGTCCGCAACATCCTACCAGCAACTGGTAATGAATTTGTCATCAATATCAAAGATACATCTGTATTGAACGTTATCTCTGTTGTCGAACTTTATTTCTCAGGAAATACCGTGGCAACACAAACCTATCAATACTTCCAAACATTTACAATCATCGCCGTGATTTACTTTGTCCTCACCTTCACCGTAACACGTATCCTACGCTTCATCGAACGCCGCATGGACATGGATACCTATACTACAGGTGCTAACCAAATGCAAACGGAGGATTTGAAATAATGACACAAGCAATCCTTGAAATTAAACACCTCAAAAAATCCTATGGACAAAACGAAGTGCTAAAAGACATTTCTCTGACTGTCCACAAGGGTGAAGTCATCTCTATCATCGGAAGCTCTGGAAGCGGAAAATCAACCTTCCTACGCTCCATTAACCTACTTGAAACGCCAACTGATGGACAAATCCTTTATCATGGACAAAACGTCCTCGAAAAAGGCTATGACCTCACGCAATACCGTGAAAAACTAGGGATGGTGTTCCAATCCTTTAACCTCTTTGAAAATCTTAACGTTCTCGAAAACACAATCGTCGCTCAGACAACAGTCCTTAAACGCGAACGCACAGAAGCTGAAAAAATTGCCAAAGAAAACCTAGAAAAAGTCGGCATGGGAGAACGCTACTGGCAAGCGAAACCAAAACAACTCTCAGGTGGTCAAAAACAACGTGTGGCCATCGCTCGCGCCCTTTCAATGAATCCTGACGCTATTCTCTTTGATGAACCAACATCAGCTCTCGATCCAGAAATGGTTGGAAAAGTCCTCAAAATCATGCAGGACCTAGCTCAGGAAGGCTTGACCATGATTGTCGTAACCCACGAAATGGAATTCGCCCGTGATGTCTCTCACCGTGTTATCTTTATGGATAAGGGTGTGATTGCTGAAGAAGGCAAACCAGAAGATCTCTTCACCAATCCTAAAGAAGACCGTACAAAAGAATTCCTTCAACGCTATCTCAAATAAAAAGAAAAGGCTGCCTCAACCGTGCAGTCTTTTTGCTGTCCTCAAAATGAAAAGGCAGATTCTCTATCTCTACTACTTGAGGGTCAAGAATCCGCCGTTATCCAAAGATTAATCTTCAAATTTTTCATGATTTTTTTCATAGAAATCAATTAGGCCTAGGGCTGTTTCAAATGAAATATTTTTTACTTTTGCACGACCCTGCGCCAGAGCAATGATAGACATTTCACGCGCATTCGTTTCCTTAGAGATACGGTAGCCTGTGATTTTCTTATCACGAACCCAGCCAACAACTGATTCTACTTTTTCAAAGTTTGACTTAGCCATGTTTTTCTCCTATTTTCTTCTTTACAATACTTAATTGTATACGTTTTTACTACTTTTGTCAATAAAAAAACATATATTCAATAAAATAAATGACCCAGAATCTTCTTACTTCCTTTTTAAAGCCGATAATATATAGTTTTCCGCTTACTATAACCCATCAGTATGCTCCTAAAAAACAATTGCATTATTAAACTTTAAATTTGTAAAAATATTCACGTATGCTGAATACCAGTTTCTTAATAGGATAGACAGGATTTACTATTTCATTCTATCTATTCCTTTTAAATCAACAAGCCCACTAAAGATAGTCTTTCACTCCTCACTATCTCTAAATCATTCCGTTTTCTTTCTCCTTCTTTGGTTCCTTTCCTGTCCTTATCTATATCTTATCCATTTCACAACCGGTACTACTTACTTTGTACAATCTTGCATCTTCTGATTACATACCCACTTTCCAGCTAGTCATTTAAAATCAGTATCACTAGCTATTGCATGTCTAGCACTATTGTCTATCTCACGAGTTTTTCGACCAACTCACCTAGCAGTCATCTCACAAACATTGATTATTTTTTTTGATTCCTATTATATTTAGAGAAATCTCAAATTAGGGATATATACAATTGGGGATTTCAAAAAATTTCCTTATATATAGTAAGTAATTCTGCCGCCTTAATATAAACAGAATCGAAAATAATAGGTGTTATAGTGAGTTGTAGTAGAAATAGCACGATAAGCTTCCTAAAACCATAGGAATCGCCCCCTTTCTTCACTATCATTATAACACCTATACATTAGTTGTGCAAATAATATGATATTTTTTTATTAGTCCTCAGACAAGCATATTATAGAGCGTTTCATTCCCATTTAAGTTAATATAAGCTGGATCAAAACCTTCCATTCGACGAATTAAGCCTGCATAATCATGCTTATCTGCCAAAGCGATCCCAATCAATACTGGACCTGTTCCCTTACTAGCTCGCTTGATATACTCAAAACGGGTGATATCATCATTTGGCCCCAAGATATCATTTACAAACTCACGCAAAGCTCCTGGACGCTGTGGGAAATTGACCACAAAGTAATGTTTGATCCCATCATAAATCAAGGCACGCTCTTCCATTTCTGGCATACGGTTGATATCATTATTCCCTCCAGAAATGATACAACAAATGGTTTTCCCCTTGATATATTCAGCTAAAACCTCTAAAGAGGCGATACTAGCTGCTCCAGCAGGTTCTGCAACAATCCCTTGCTTAGAGTAGAGGTCAATCAAAGTTTCAGAAATCAATCCCTCATCGACACCTACCAAAGTTTGAACATGTTGACGCGTTGCTTCATAGGTCAACTGTCCTACCTTTTGCACAGCAATCCCATCCGCAAATTTGTCAATTTCTTTGAGTTTAACAGGTCCACCAGCTTCAAAAGCAGCTTTCATGGAACGCGCTCCATTAGCCTCTACCCCAATGACTTCAATTTCTGGACTTGTTTCCTTGATATAGGTAGAAACCCCGGCAATGAGACCGCCACCACCAACAGGGACCAAGACAGCATCAAAGTCAATCGATTCTTTTCGAGCTTCTTCTAAAATCTCATAAGCAACTGTTCCTTGACCCGCTTGGACATGAGTATCATCAAAGGGAGCAATAAAGGTACGATTTTCAGAGACTGTAAATTCTTGAGCTGCTTTGGCTGAGGCATCAAAGGTATCTCCAACTAGTTTAATGGTTACAAAATCCCCACCAAAAAAGCGAACCTGACCAATCTTTTGTTGCGGAGTGGTAATGGGCATAAAAATAGTAGCAGGAATTTTCATCTCATTACAAGTATAGGCAACTCCCTGCGCATGATTTCCCGCAGAAGCACAGACTACCCCACGCTCACGTTCTTCCTTGCTGAGCTGAGAAATAGCATAATAGGCACCACGAATTTTAAAGGAACGAACACGCTGGGCATTTTCTTTTTTCAAATAAATCTTAGCACCATACTTCTCCGATAAATAATGGTCGTAATCCAGTGGGGTATTCACAACCACACCATTCAAGACCTTATGAGCCTTGATAATATCTTTTGAACTTAACATATAAAACCTCTTTTTCTATAAAAAACAGTCACTAATGACTGTTTTTTTAGTTATTCATCTCCAAAAACTTCAGCAACACTTTCATGATATTTATGAGCCATACGAATTGAAAACTCTTTAGGAAGTTCATAACGATTTGTAGAAATCCAATCATATAACCATTCTGCCAAACTTTCTTCACTATCATTACGATGGAAGATAAAATAGTTTAAAATTTCTTTATATTCTACATCATTCAAATCCAGCGTGTCTACAAATTGACTACGAGGAACAAAATTAGAATCTAATTTTCTTAGTTGATCTGTCAATTCTCCCAATTGTAAATCCAACTGAAAAAATAATTTTTGCAGTTGCCTATCAGTCTCATCACATCCTGTCTTGATAGAAAACAAATTGGTAATGTTCATATGATTTCAACTCCTAAATAAGTACATCTAATATCCCACGAATAGCTGAAGCTACTATTTTAGCAAAATTCTTTGCTTTCTAATTAGTTATAGATTTTGAATGCATCATCGTCGTTTTTACCAACGAAAGGCATTGCTTTACGCAATTCTGCACCAACTTTTTCAATTTCAAGGTTAGCTGCTTGTTCACGGTAAGCAGTCAATTTTGGACGTCCAGCTTTGTAGTCATTGACAAAGTCATTTGCAAATTTACCATTTTGGATGTCTGCCAAGACAGCTTTCATATTTTCTTTAACTTGTTCAGTGATTACACGTGGACCTGATACATAGTCACCGTATTCTGCAGTGTTTGAAATAGATTGACGCATTTTCTTGAATCCACCTTCGTAGATCAAGTCAACGATCAATTTCATTTCGTGAAGAACTTCAAAGTAAGCCAATTCTGGAGCGTAACCTGCTTCTGTCAAGACTTCAAAACCTGCTTCGATAAGGGCAGTCAAACCACCACAAAGTACAGCTTGTTCACCAAACAAATCTTCTTCAGTTTCTTCTTTATAAGTTGTTTCAAGAAGACCTACACGAGCTGCCCCAACACCTTTACACCAGTCCATAGCAATGTTTTTCGCATTTCCTGTTGCATCTTGGTATACTGCGTAAAGAGCTGGAACACCAAATCCTTCTTCATAAGTACGACGTACCAAGTGTCCTGGTCCTTTAGGAGCACACATAAAGACATCCACATCCGCAGGAACTTTGATAAATTCGAAGTGAATGTTGAAACCATGAGCAAATCCAACTGCATTTCCAGCTTCCAAGTTTGGAGCGATTTCTGCTTCGTAAAGTTCTTGTTGGATTTCGTCTGGTGCCAAAATCATGATAACGTCAGCCAATTTAGTAGCTTCTGCTACTGTGTAAGTGTCAAATCCATCTTCTTTTGCTTTATCAAAAGATTTACCTGGACGTACACCGATAATAACGTCACGACCTGAATCACGCAAGTTTTGAGCATGCGCATGTCCTTGTGAACCATAACCGATAACGGCGATTTTTTTACCGTCAAGTGCTGCTACTTTAACATCTTTTTCGTATTCCATTTGAACTGCCATAGTTTTTTCTCTCTTTTCTATTATTTATTGCCTTTTAGGCTGGTTTAACAAAATTAAGTTTTTTTATACTCAATGAAAATCAAAGAGCAAACTAGGAAGCTAGCCGCAGGCTGTACTTGAGTACGGCAAGGCGAAGCTGACGTGGTTTGAATTTGATTTTCGAAGAGTATTAATCGCGGGTAAATCCAGTTGCTCCGGTTCGAGCAATATTGCGAATACCGTATGGTCGAATGACTCGCAATAGAGCTTCACTCTTTTCAGCATTTCCTGTCATCTGAATGGTAATCGAGCTTGGCGCTACGTCTACCACCGTTGCACGGAAAGGTTGAATAATCGCTAAAATCTCAGCTCGCTTCTCAGCTGGCGCTGACATCTTAACCAAAATCACCTCGCGCTCCAAGTGAGGCTTGTCTGTAATATCTCGAATGCGAATCACATCAATCTGACGATTGAGTTGCTTAATGATTTGCTCCACCTCATCATGTGAAGCTACATCAATAATAATGGTGATGCGCGATACATTCGGATCTTCTGTTGCTCCAACAGAGATACTTTCGATATTAACCTGACGACGAGACAGGACACCGGTAAAGCGATTGAGGACTCCTGATCGATTTTGTAGTTTTGCTGTTAACATTCTACGCATGGAACTTCACCCCCAACATCTCATGATTACTCTTACCAGCTGGTACCATTGGTAACACCTGTTCCTTACGAGAAATATCTACCTCGATTAGCATAGGAATATCCTCAGTGATCACTTCAAGATCTTGAGCTAAGGTCTCAGGATTGTCAAATTTATAGTTTTTAATACCGTAAGCTTGTGCCATCAATTGGAAATCGGGAAGAGTATCAAAGACTGACTCAGATGTTCTACCTTCATAGAAGGATTCCTGCCATTGGCGAACCATTCCAAGTGAGTGGTTGTTCAGCATAACCACCTTGATTGGCACCTTATAAATGTTCAAAATAGCCAATTCCTGGTTGGTCATTTGGAAACCACCATCCCCAACAAACAAGACTACTTCCTTATCTGGGTTAGCAATTTTAGCACCGATTGCTGCTGGAATTCCAAATCCCATCGTTCCCAAACCACCTGAAGTCACTAACTGACGTTCGTTTTGGTAGGGATAATACTGGGCTGTCCACATTTGGTGTTGACCAACGTCTGTTACCACAATGGCATCTCCATTTGTCAATTCACCAATTCGTTCAATAACAGCTTGCGGTTGAACCACACGCTCTTTCTTATCATAAGAACGAACACGGTTCTTGTCTTTAGTAACTTTCTCAATCCATTTTTCAGTATTGTTATGAACTGTCGGTTCAGCCAACAACATTTGCAAGGCCTTCTTAGCATCTCCAACTACAGGAATATCTGCACTGATAATCTTGCCGATCTCAGCTGGGTCAATATCAATGTGGGCAACCTTAGCATTCTTAGCAAAAGTCTTTGGATTTCCTGTTAAACGGTCATCAAAACGAGAGCCAATACTAATCATAAAGTCCGTCTCTGTCATGGCAATATTCGCTGCGAAAGAACCGTGCATCCCCCCCATTCCAAGGAAGAGTGGATGACTCGTTGCAATTGTTCCTTGACCCAAAAGGCTGGTTACCACTGGAATTTGATAGCGTTCTGCAAATTCATTTAATTCTGCAGCCGCTTCAGCATAACTAATTCCACCACCAGCTAGCAAGACTGGCTTTTTAGCCTTGGACAATTGCTTCAAGATTTTCTTGATTTGCATATCATTTGGCTCAAGAGTCGGCTGATAGCTTGGTAGGTTCACTTCTGGTGAATAGATGAAGTCTGTTTCTAAAGCAGATACGTCTTTAGGTAGGTCAATGACCACTGGGCCTGGTCGACCTGTAGTTGCGATATGGACAGCTTCCGTAATGATACGCGGAATATCAGCTGTCTCACGAACTTGGTAATTGTACTTAGTGATTGGCATGGTAATTCCCACGATGTCTGCCTCCTGAAAGGCATCCTTCCCAATACCTGCTCGCGCCACCTGACCTGTAAAGACCAAAAGGGGAACGCTATCGCTCATGGCATCTGCAATCCCTGTAATGGCATTTGTTGCTCCCGGTCCGCTAGTGACGACGGCAACACCCAACTTTCCAGTTGATTTGGCATAACCTTCAGCTTCATGCAGACAACCTTGCTCATGGCGTCCTAGAATGTGGCGAATGCCTTTAAAATTATATATCGCATCATAAAAAGGCAAGACTGCACCACCAGGATAGCCAAAGATGGTATCAATTCCTAAATCACGAAGTGTTTCCAAAACTAGGTCCGACCCCGTCTTAGGAGATTCTAAACTGATTTTCTCCATTGTTCCCCTTTCTTTCCTCTTAAAAATAACTTGTTACTATCATACCACTTTTTCAAAATTTTTCAAGACAAAAGAAGAAATTTTCTGAATTTTCTATTTTAACGTTTATTTATGAATGTTATTTTTGTTTTTATTAAAAAGATACCGATTTCATTTACTAAAAAAGAAAAAAGAACTGATTTCTCAGTCCTTTATTAATCTTATTCTACACTAAATAGGTATGGGTAAACAGGTTGTTGGCCTTGGTGAATCTCAACTTCAACGTCTTCGAATTCTTCTGCGATTTCTTGAGCAATTTCATTGGCAAGTTCTTCGCTTCCGTCTTCACCGACATAGAAGGTTACGATTTCACTATCTTCATCCAACATATGTTTCAAGGTTTCAGTCAAGGTTTGGTGCATATCAGGGTTTGACACGAGGATTTTCCCATCAACCATACCAAGATTATCGTTTTCATGGATTTCTAAACCATCAATGGTTGTATCACGAACAGCTGTTGTGACGCTTCCGCTAACGACATCGCTAAGAGCAGCAGTCATACGCTCTTGGTTTTCTTCGATAGACTTGCTTGGATCAAAGGCAAGAAGACTTGTCAAACCTTGTGGCAAAGTACGAGCTTCCACCACTACTGCTGGTTGTTCCAAAACTTCTGCTGCAGATTGAGCTGCCATGAAGATATTTTTGTTGTTTGGCAGGAAGATAATATTACGAGCGTTGACCTGTTCAACAGCCTTGATAAAGTCTTCTGTTGAAGGGTTCATGGTTTGACCACCTTCGATAACATAATCCACACCTTGAGAACGGAAGATATCTGCTAGACCTTTACCAGCTACTACAGCAATCAAAGCATACTCTTTTTCTTCAGCAGGCTTGCTAACTTTAG encodes the following:
- a CDS encoding amino acid ABC transporter ATP-binding protein gives rise to the protein MTQAILEIKHLKKSYGQNEVLKDISLTVHKGEVISIIGSSGSGKSTFLRSINLLETPTDGQILYHGQNVLEKGYDLTQYREKLGMVFQSFNLFENLNVLENTIVAQTTVLKRERTEAEKIAKENLEKVGMGERYWQAKPKQLSGGQKQRVAIARALSMNPDAILFDEPTSALDPEMVGKVLKIMQDLAQEGLTMIVVTHEMEFARDVSHRVIFMDKGVIAEEGKPEDLFTNPKEDRTKEFLQRYLK
- a CDS encoding DUF2207 domain-containing protein encodes the protein MKKTFFLLMFGLFCLLPLSVFAIDFKINSYQGDLYIHADNTAEFRQKIVYQFEEDFKGQIVGLGRAGKMPSGFDIDPHPKVQAAKNGAELADVTSEVIEGADGYTVKVYNPGQEGDTVEVDLIWNLKNLLFLYDDIAELNWQPLTDSSGAIGKFEFHVRGDKGAEKLFFHTGKLFREGTIEKSNLDYTIRLDNLSAKRGVELHAYWPRTDFASARDQGLKGNRLDEFNKIEDSIVKEKEQSKQLLTWVFPAILSISLLLSVCFYFIYRRKTTPSVKYAKNHRLYEPPMELEPMVLSEAVYSTSLEEVSPLTKGAGKFTFDQLIQATLLDVIDRGNVSIISEGDAVGLRLVKEDGLSSFEKDCLNLAFSGKKEETLSNLFADYKVSDSLYRRAKVSDEKRIQAKGRQLKSSFEEVLNQMQEGVRNRVTFWGLPDYYRPLTGGEKALQVGMGVLTILPLFIGFGLFLYSLDVYGYLYFLLPILGFLGLVLAVFYYWKLRLDNRDGVLNEAGAEVYYLWTSFENMLREIARLDQAELESIVVWNRLLVYATLFGYADKVSHLMKVHHIQVENPDINLYVAYGWHSMFYHSSAQMSHYASVANTASTYSVSSGSGSSDGGFSGGGGGGSIGAF
- a CDS encoding undecaprenyl-diphosphate phosphatase, giving the protein MYLIEILKSIFFGIVEGITEWLPISSTGHLILAEEFIQYQNQNEAFMSMFNVVIQLGAILAVMVIYFNKLNPFKPTKDKQEVRKTWRLWLKVLVATLPLLGVFKFDDWFDTHFHNMVSVALMLIIYGIAFIYLEKRNKARAIEPSVTELDKLPYTTAFYIGLFQVLALLPGTSRSGATIVGGLLNGTSRSVVTEFTFYLGIPVMFGASALKIFKFVKAGQLLSFGQLFLLLVAMGVAFAVSMVAIRFLTSYVKKHDFTLFGKYRIVLGSVLLLYSFVRLFV
- a CDS encoding ABC transporter substrate-binding protein/permease, with product MRKIYLSIFTSLLLMLGLVNVAQADEYLRIGMEAAYAPFNWTQDDDSNGAVKIDGTNQYANGYDVQIAKKIAKDLGKEPLVVKTKWEGLVPALTSGKIDMIIAGMSPTAERKQEIAFSSSYYTSEPVLLVKKDSAYANAKSLDDFNGAKITSQQGVYLYDLIAQIPGAKKETAMGDFAQMRQALEAGVIDAYVSERPEALTAEAANSKFKMVQVEPGFKTGEEDTAIAIGLRKDDNRISQINASIETISKDDQVALMDRMIKEQPAEATTTEETSSSFFSQVTKILSENWQQLLRGAGITLLISIVGTIIGLIIGLAIGVFRTAPLSENKVIYGLQKLVGWILNVYIEIFRGTPMIVQSMVIYYGTAQAFGINLDRTLAAIFIVSINTGAYMTEIVRGGILAVDKGQFEAATTLGMTHNQTMRKIVLPQVVRNILPATGNEFVINIKDTSVLNVISVVELYFSGNTVATQTYQYFQTFTIIAVIYFVLTFTVTRILRFIERRMDMDTYTTGANQMQTEDLK
- the ilvA gene encoding threonine ammonia-lyase IlvA gives rise to the protein MLSSKDIIKAHKVLNGVVVNTPLDYDHYLSEKYGAKIYLKKENAQRVRSFKIRGAYYAISQLSKEERERGVVCASAGNHAQGVAYTCNEMKIPATIFMPITTPQQKIGQVRFFGGDFVTIKLVGDTFDASAKAAQEFTVSENRTFIAPFDDTHVQAGQGTVAYEILEEARKESIDFDAVLVPVGGGGLIAGVSTYIKETSPEIEVIGVEANGARSMKAAFEAGGPVKLKEIDKFADGIAVQKVGQLTYEATRQHVQTLVGVDEGLISETLIDLYSKQGIVAEPAGAASIASLEVLAEYIKGKTICCIISGGNNDINRMPEMEERALIYDGIKHYFVVNFPQRPGALREFVNDILGPNDDITRFEYIKRASKGTGPVLIGIALADKHDYAGLIRRMEGFDPAYINLNGNETLYNMLV
- a CDS encoding acetolactate synthase large subunit, coding for MEKISLESPKTGSDLVLETLRDLGIDTIFGYPGGAVLPFYDAIYNFKGIRHILGRHEQGCLHEAEGYAKSTGKLGVAVVTSGPGATNAITGIADAMSDSVPLLVFTGQVARAGIGKDAFQEADIVGITMPITKYNYQVRETADIPRIITEAVHIATTGRPGPVVIDLPKDVSALETDFIYSPEVNLPSYQPTLEPNDMQIKKILKQLSKAKKPVLLAGGGISYAEAAAELNEFAERYQIPVVTSLLGQGTIATSHPLFLGMGGMHGSFAANIAMTETDFMISIGSRFDDRLTGNPKTFAKNAKVAHIDIDPAEIGKIISADIPVVGDAKKALQMLLAEPTVHNNTEKWIEKVTKDKNRVRSYDKKERVVQPQAVIERIGELTNGDAIVVTDVGQHQMWTAQYYPYQNERQLVTSGGLGTMGFGIPAAIGAKIANPDKEVVLFVGDGGFQMTNQELAILNIYKVPIKVVMLNNHSLGMVRQWQESFYEGRTSESVFDTLPDFQLMAQAYGIKNYKFDNPETLAQDLEVITEDIPMLIEVDISRKEQVLPMVPAGKSNHEMLGVKFHA
- the ilvN gene encoding acetolactate synthase small subunit, with the protein product MRRMLTAKLQNRSGVLNRFTGVLSRRQVNIESISVGATEDPNVSRITIIIDVASHDEVEQIIKQLNRQIDVIRIRDITDKPHLEREVILVKMSAPAEKRAEILAIIQPFRATVVDVAPSSITIQMTGNAEKSEALLRVIRPYGIRNIARTGATGFTRD
- the ilvC gene encoding ketol-acid reductoisomerase; this translates as MAVQMEYEKDVKVAALDGKKIAVIGYGSQGHAHAQNLRDSGRDVIIGVRPGKSFDKAKEDGFDTYTVAEATKLADVIMILAPDEIQQELYEAEIAPNLEAGNAVGFAHGFNIHFEFIKVPADVDVFMCAPKGPGHLVRRTYEEGFGVPALYAVYQDATGNAKNIAMDWCKGVGAARVGLLETTYKEETEEDLFGEQAVLCGGLTALIEAGFEVLTEAGYAPELAYFEVLHEMKLIVDLIYEGGFKKMRQSISNTAEYGDYVSGPRVITEQVKENMKAVLADIQNGKFANDFVNDYKAGRPKLTAYREQAANLEIEKVGAELRKAMPFVGKNDDDAFKIYN